From a region of the Thermodesulfovibrio thiophilus DSM 17215 genome:
- a CDS encoding phage major tail tube protein translates to MIEISKVFNARVYIDGTDFIAKAEEIDLPKVKFKFSDTKALGLYADGEFPTGLDKLEARIKFNSVYHEFIALAADPFTARTIIIYAPMQDWQQTGVVKTSSVKVEIRGFFKEWDSGKLKKAESAEAEATVSCIYYKLDVDGQDVIEVDTINNIYKIQGKDILQDYKINIGG, encoded by the coding sequence ATGATAGAAATATCCAAAGTATTTAATGCGCGTGTTTATATTGACGGCACAGACTTTATTGCAAAGGCAGAAGAGATCGATCTTCCAAAGGTAAAATTTAAATTTTCAGACACAAAGGCGCTTGGCCTTTATGCGGATGGAGAGTTTCCAACGGGGCTGGATAAACTTGAAGCAAGAATAAAATTTAACTCGGTCTATCATGAATTCATAGCACTTGCAGCAGATCCGTTTACTGCAAGAACAATAATTATCTACGCTCCGATGCAGGACTGGCAACAGACAGGAGTTGTTAAAACAAGCTCGGTTAAGGTAGAAATAAGAGGTTTTTTTAAGGAGTGGGACTCTGGCAAACTTAAAAAGGCAGAATCAGCAGAGGCAGAGGCAACTGTGTCGTGCATCTATTACAAGCTTGATGTGGACGGACAGGATGTCATTGAAGTGGATACAATCAATAACATTTATAAGATTCAGGGCAAAGACATACTGCAGGACTACAAAATAAACATTGGAGGATAA